A section of the Pseudomonas flavescens genome encodes:
- a CDS encoding type II toxin-antitoxin system RelE/ParE family toxin, giving the protein MAEIVWTTPALEQLEDLAQYIALDKPDAARALVKKVIEAVARLAEFPMSGRGPAELPNALYREVVVPPCRIFYRVSDTTVFIIHIMREERLLRAHMLE; this is encoded by the coding sequence ATGGCTGAAATAGTCTGGACGACCCCCGCGCTCGAACAACTCGAGGATCTGGCGCAGTACATAGCCCTCGACAAACCGGATGCCGCACGAGCACTCGTCAAAAAGGTGATTGAAGCGGTCGCACGATTGGCCGAATTCCCGATGTCCGGCCGCGGTCCTGCCGAGTTGCCAAACGCTCTCTATCGCGAAGTCGTCGTCCCGCCCTGCCGGATTTTTTACCGCGTTTCGGATACAACGGTTTTTATCATCCACATCATGCGAGAGGAGCGCCTATTACGCGCCCATATGCTCGAGTGA